One genomic region from Jilunia laotingensis encodes:
- a CDS encoding polysaccharide biosynthesis protein, with translation MRPRFFQRYLSAKVLPIWTILLIDVFIIIASCMLSYALRYDFRSIFLDSSTIDKTIIWTVIANLIFFRVFRTYSNVLRFSSFVDIMRIFVSLTVSYGLLMIMSVLLDAYFTIKIAPVSVLFMAYVINFAMMACSRIVVKMFFEIINFDGSHTTNVFIYGAKEAGVNIAKALRVNLRNHYRLRGFIADEPELIDKIMMGVKVYPNDDTLIENMNDRDVHTLIISPAKMDELKKTDMADRLLANNVKLLTAPPLSEWGGQALNRTQLKEIQIEDLLQREPIEVDIHKIASHLEGKRVMITGAAGSIGSEIMRQVASFNPYKLILIDQAETPLHDIRLELQDRWRDIDAETIVADISNQTRIEAIFREFKPQYIFHAAAYKHVPMMEDNVSESIQANVAGTRILADLAVKYAAEKFVMISTDKAVNPTNVMGCSKRICEIYVQSLAKKLQKDGNNTVQFITTRFGNVLGSNGSVIPRFRDQIQRGGPVTVTHPEIIRYFMTIPEACRLVLEAGSMGNGGEIYIFDMGKPVKIVDLAKRMISLSGRTDVKIEFTGLRHGEKLYEELLNIKELTKPTYHEKIMIATVREYDYDEVKNRIQKLIDVSYSYDQMKIVAAMKDIVPEFVSKNSCFEALDKKQ, from the coding sequence ATGAGACCAAGATTTTTTCAACGGTATCTTTCTGCAAAGGTATTGCCCATTTGGACCATACTGCTGATTGATGTGTTTATCATCATAGCATCATGTATGTTGTCATATGCGCTCCGTTATGATTTTCGTAGTATTTTTTTGGATTCCTCTACAATCGACAAAACGATTATTTGGACAGTAATTGCAAACCTGATCTTCTTCAGGGTGTTCCGCACATACTCCAATGTGCTTCGTTTTTCTTCATTTGTAGACATAATGCGCATCTTTGTTTCCCTTACCGTTTCGTATGGGTTACTTATGATAATGAGTGTATTACTGGATGCATATTTCACTATTAAAATAGCACCGGTCAGTGTGTTGTTTATGGCTTATGTTATTAACTTCGCCATGATGGCTTGTTCGCGAATCGTAGTAAAAATGTTTTTCGAAATCATCAACTTCGATGGAAGTCATACGACTAACGTATTTATCTATGGTGCTAAAGAGGCGGGTGTGAACATTGCTAAAGCTTTACGTGTAAACCTTCGCAACCATTATCGTCTTCGTGGATTTATAGCCGATGAGCCTGAGTTGATTGATAAAATCATGATGGGAGTAAAGGTATATCCCAATGACGATACGTTGATAGAAAATATGAATGACCGGGATGTCCATACGCTTATCATTTCGCCTGCAAAAATGGATGAATTGAAGAAGACAGATATGGCAGATCGTTTATTGGCTAATAATGTGAAATTGTTGACAGCTCCTCCTTTGAGTGAATGGGGCGGACAAGCACTCAATCGTACCCAACTGAAAGAGATACAGATTGAAGACTTGTTGCAGCGTGAGCCTATCGAAGTCGATATTCATAAGATAGCTTCCCATCTGGAAGGAAAACGTGTAATGATAACCGGAGCAGCCGGTTCTATCGGGAGTGAAATAATGCGTCAGGTGGCTTCTTTTAATCCTTATAAATTGATACTGATTGATCAGGCGGAAACACCCCTGCATGATATCCGTCTTGAATTGCAAGATCGTTGGAGGGATATCGATGCTGAAACAATTGTTGCTGATATTTCCAATCAAACCCGTATAGAAGCTATTTTCCGGGAATTTAAACCGCAATATATATTCCATGCGGCTGCTTACAAACATGTTCCAATGATGGAGGATAATGTTTCGGAATCCATTCAGGCAAATGTGGCGGGTACACGTATCCTGGCTGATCTTGCCGTTAAATATGCTGCGGAGAAATTCGTTATGATTTCTACGGACAAGGCAGTGAATCCTACCAATGTAATGGGATGTTCCAAGCGGATTTGTGAAATCTATGTTCAATCCTTGGCTAAGAAATTACAGAAGGATGGTAACAATACCGTGCAGTTTATTACGACCCGTTTTGGGAATGTCTTGGGATCTAACGGATCTGTTATTCCTCGTTTCCGTGATCAGATCCAACGTGGTGGTCCTGTTACCGTGACCCATCCTGAGATTATCCGTTATTTTATGACGATACCTGAAGCTTGTCGTTTGGTGCTTGAAGCAGGAAGCATGGGCAATGGTGGGGAAATTTACATTTTTGATATGGGGAAACCTGTTAAGATTGTTGATCTTGCTAAGCGGATGATCAGTCTTTCCGGACGTACAGATGTAAAGATTGAATTTACCGGCTTGCGTCATGGTGAAAAGCTTTATGAAGAATTGCTCAATATCAAGGAACTTACTAAACCTACTTATCACGAAAAAATTATGATTGCTACTGTACGCGAGTACGATTATGATGAAGTGAAAAACCGTATTCAAAAATTGATTGACGTAAGTTATTCTTATGATCAGATGAAGATTGTAGCAGCAATGAAAGACATTGTTCCCGAATTTGTAAGCAAGAACTCTTGCTTTGAAGCGTTAGATAAGAAACAGTAA
- a CDS encoding dihydroorotate dehydrogenase-like protein, with amino-acid sequence MTDLKTTFAGLQLRNPVIISSSGLTNSAGKNKKLAEAGAGAIVLKSLFEEQILIEADHLKDPVYSEGNDYLADYIREHKLAEYIELIKESKKVCDIPIIASINCYTDTEWIDFAKQIEEAGADALEINILALQSDVLYKYGSFEQRHIDILSHIKRVVKLPVIMKLGDNLTNPIALIDQLYANGAAAVVLFNRFYQPDIDIEKMVHSSGDVFSHSSDLSNTLRWIGIASALVNRIDYAASGGVHKPEAIVKAILAGASAVEVCSAIYQNTNLFIGELTRFLSTWMDNKGFKNISQFKGKLNAKDVQGINMWERTQFLKYFSNKQ; translated from the coding sequence ATGACCGATTTAAAAACTACTTTTGCCGGGCTTCAGCTCAGAAACCCTGTAATCATTAGCAGTTCAGGCCTCACCAATAGTGCCGGAAAAAACAAAAAGTTAGCCGAAGCAGGCGCAGGGGCTATTGTTTTGAAATCACTTTTCGAGGAACAGATTCTCATCGAAGCTGACCATCTTAAAGATCCCGTTTACTCGGAAGGTAACGACTATTTGGCCGATTATATCCGTGAACATAAACTTGCGGAATATATCGAATTAATAAAGGAAAGCAAAAAAGTTTGCGATATCCCCATCATCGCTAGCATCAATTGCTATACAGACACAGAATGGATTGATTTTGCCAAACAGATCGAAGAAGCAGGTGCAGATGCACTGGAAATAAATATTCTAGCTTTGCAATCAGACGTACTTTACAAATATGGTTCATTTGAACAACGGCATATCGATATTTTGAGTCATATCAAACGTGTTGTCAAATTGCCGGTTATTATGAAATTGGGTGATAATCTGACAAATCCTATTGCTTTAATTGATCAGCTTTATGCAAACGGTGCTGCCGCAGTGGTATTATTCAACCGCTTCTATCAGCCGGATATCGACATTGAAAAAATGGTTCACAGTTCAGGGGATGTATTCAGTCATTCTTCCGATCTTTCGAATACACTTCGCTGGATAGGTATTGCCTCTGCTTTGGTTAATAGAATAGATTATGCGGCATCCGGTGGCGTACATAAACCTGAAGCTATAGTAAAAGCAATTTTAGCTGGTGCTTCAGCAGTGGAGGTCTGCAGTGCCATCTATCAGAATACTAATTTATTCATTGGCGAATTGACCCGTTTCCTCAGCACATGGATGGACAACAAAGGATTTAAAAACATCTCACAGTTCAAAGGAAAGCTGAATGCGAAAGATGTACAGGGAATAAACATGTGGGAACGTACCCAATTCTTGAAATATTTTTCCAATAAGCAATAA